Proteins encoded together in one Musa acuminata AAA Group cultivar baxijiao chromosome BXJ3-6, Cavendish_Baxijiao_AAA, whole genome shotgun sequence window:
- the LOC135639989 gene encoding serine/threonine-protein kinase SAPK7-like isoform X2, whose translation MMEMYELVKDIGSGNFGVARLMRNKDTGELVAMKYIPRGPKINENVAREIINQRSLSHPNIIRFKEVMLTPTHLAIVLEYAAGGELFDRICHAGRFSEDEARYFFQQLISGVSYCHFMQICHRDLKLENTLLDGSPAPRLKICDFGYSKSSLLHSRPKSTVGTPAYIAPEVLSRREYDGKMADVWSCGVTLYVMLVGAYPFEDPEDTKNFRKTMTRIMSVQYTIPEYVHISKDCRQLLSGIFMADPSKRITIREIRHHPWFLKNLPRSLTEAAQAIYYKRDNTAPTFSLQSVDEIMKIVEEARITPGSPAPAAGFAWAKEDELEEGKHDNQETGVEEEEDDDEYDKRVKEVHACGEYPIN comes from the exons ATGATGGAGATGTACGAGCTGGTGAAGGACATCGGATCGGGCAACTTTGGGGTCGCGCGGTTGATGAGGAACAAGGACACGGGCGAGCTTGTTGCCATGAAGTACATCCCCCGAGGCCCCAAG ATCAACGAGAACGTTGCGAGGGAGATAATCAACCAGCGGTCGCTGAGTCATCCCAACATCATCCGTTTCAAAGAG GTGATGCTGACGCCCACGCATCTGGCAATCGTGTTGGAATACGCCGCCGGCGGAGAGCTCTTCGACCGCATCTGCCACGCCGGAAGATTCAGCGAAGATGAG GCGAGATATTTCTTTCAGCAGCTCATCTCCGGCGTCAGCTACTGCCATTTCATG CAAATCTGCCACCGGGATCTGAAACTGGAGAACACCTTGCTCGACGGCAGCCCGGCGCCGCGCCTCAAGATTTGCGACTTCGGTTACTCCAAG TCGTCGCTGCTTCACTCCCGCCCCAAGTCGACGGTGGGCACGCCCGCATACATCGCCCCCGAAGTCCTCTCGCGGCGTGAGTACGATGGCAAG ATGGCTGATGTGTGGTCCTGTGGTGTTACTCTGTACGTGATGCTCGTGGGAGCATATCCCTTTGAAGACCCAGAAGACACCAAGAATTTTAGGAAAACCATGACG AGGATCATGTCAGTGCAGTACACAATACCAGAGTACGTCCATATTTCAAAGGATTGCAGGCAACTGCTCTCCGGGATCTTTATGGCCGACCCATCGAAG AGGATAACGATTAGGGAGATAAGGCACCACCCCTGGTTCTTGAAGAACTTGCCCAGGTCGCTGACCGAAGCAGCACAAGCTATATACTACAAGAGGGACAACACTGCGCCTACCTTCTCTCTTCAGAGTGTGGATGAGATAATGAAGATTGTTGAGGAGGCAAGGATAACTCCGGGCTCGCCTGCTCCGGCAGCAGGCTTTGCCTGGGCCAAGGAGGACGAGCTGGAGGAAGGCAAGCACGATAACCAAGAGACTGgagtggaagaagaggaagacgacGATGAGTACGATAAGAGGGTCAAGGAAGTCCATGCCTGTGGAGAGTATCCAATCAACTGA
- the LOC135639990 gene encoding CBS domain-containing protein CBSCBSPB3-like, whose protein sequence is MVTDVAHRVQIPVPGRSGSGGNSPYGSFSKPASSNRASGERRVKRLRLSKALIISEGTTVSEACRRLAARRVDAVLLTDANEFLSGIVTAKDVATRVVAEGLDPEKTIISKIMTRNPTFVMADTPAIEALQKMIQGKFKHLPVVENGEVIAMLNIAKCLFDAISRIEKAMEQGNAITAALKGLKVKWKVNFQFLIHSLKLFTKIYVILFCQLSSQRM, encoded by the exons ATGGTCACTGACGTCGCGCACCGTGTGCAGATCCCGGTTCCGGGAaggagcggcagcggcggcaaCTCACCCTACGGGAGCTTCTCCAAACCCGCGTCCAGTAACCGAGCCTC GGGGGAGAGGAGGGTGAAGAGGCTGAGGTTGTCGAAAGCCCTGATCATCTCCGAGGGGACGACGGTTTCTGAGGCGTGCCGGAGATTGGCTGCTCGTAGGGTGGATGCCGTTCTGCTGACGGATGCCAATGAGTTTCTCTCTGGTATTGTGACCGCTAAG GATGTAGCGACGAGGGTTGTAGCAGAGGGTTTGGACCCAGAGAAGACGATCATTTCAAAGATTATGACTAGGAACCCAACGTTCGTCATGGCAGATACGCCGGCCATCGAGGCATTGCAGAAGATGATTCAAG GAAAATTTAAGCACCTTCCAGTTGTAGAAAACGGTGAGGTTATTGCCATGTTGAACATTGCTAAGTGCCTGTTTGATGCTATTTCAAGAATAGAAAAGGCTATGGAACAAGGCAATGCTATAACAGCTGCACTCAAGGGCTTGAAAGTCAAATGGAAAGTAAATTTTCAG TTCCTTATACATTCACTGAAGCTCTTCACCAAAATATATGTAATCCTGTTCTGTCAACTGTCATCTCAGAGAATGTGA
- the LOC135639989 gene encoding serine/threonine-protein kinase SAPK7-like isoform X1 translates to MMEMYELVKDIGSGNFGVARLMRNKDTGELVAMKYIPRGPKINENVAREIINQRSLSHPNIIRFKEVMLTPTHLAIVLEYAAGGELFDRICHAGRFSEDELRRMQARYFFQQLISGVSYCHFMQICHRDLKLENTLLDGSPAPRLKICDFGYSKSSLLHSRPKSTVGTPAYIAPEVLSRREYDGKMADVWSCGVTLYVMLVGAYPFEDPEDTKNFRKTMTRIMSVQYTIPEYVHISKDCRQLLSGIFMADPSKRITIREIRHHPWFLKNLPRSLTEAAQAIYYKRDNTAPTFSLQSVDEIMKIVEEARITPGSPAPAAGFAWAKEDELEEGKHDNQETGVEEEEDDDEYDKRVKEVHACGEYPIN, encoded by the exons ATGATGGAGATGTACGAGCTGGTGAAGGACATCGGATCGGGCAACTTTGGGGTCGCGCGGTTGATGAGGAACAAGGACACGGGCGAGCTTGTTGCCATGAAGTACATCCCCCGAGGCCCCAAG ATCAACGAGAACGTTGCGAGGGAGATAATCAACCAGCGGTCGCTGAGTCATCCCAACATCATCCGTTTCAAAGAG GTGATGCTGACGCCCACGCATCTGGCAATCGTGTTGGAATACGCCGCCGGCGGAGAGCTCTTCGACCGCATCTGCCACGCCGGAAGATTCAGCGAAGATGAG CTGCGGCGTATGCAGGCGAGATATTTCTTTCAGCAGCTCATCTCCGGCGTCAGCTACTGCCATTTCATG CAAATCTGCCACCGGGATCTGAAACTGGAGAACACCTTGCTCGACGGCAGCCCGGCGCCGCGCCTCAAGATTTGCGACTTCGGTTACTCCAAG TCGTCGCTGCTTCACTCCCGCCCCAAGTCGACGGTGGGCACGCCCGCATACATCGCCCCCGAAGTCCTCTCGCGGCGTGAGTACGATGGCAAG ATGGCTGATGTGTGGTCCTGTGGTGTTACTCTGTACGTGATGCTCGTGGGAGCATATCCCTTTGAAGACCCAGAAGACACCAAGAATTTTAGGAAAACCATGACG AGGATCATGTCAGTGCAGTACACAATACCAGAGTACGTCCATATTTCAAAGGATTGCAGGCAACTGCTCTCCGGGATCTTTATGGCCGACCCATCGAAG AGGATAACGATTAGGGAGATAAGGCACCACCCCTGGTTCTTGAAGAACTTGCCCAGGTCGCTGACCGAAGCAGCACAAGCTATATACTACAAGAGGGACAACACTGCGCCTACCTTCTCTCTTCAGAGTGTGGATGAGATAATGAAGATTGTTGAGGAGGCAAGGATAACTCCGGGCTCGCCTGCTCCGGCAGCAGGCTTTGCCTGGGCCAAGGAGGACGAGCTGGAGGAAGGCAAGCACGATAACCAAGAGACTGgagtggaagaagaggaagacgacGATGAGTACGATAAGAGGGTCAAGGAAGTCCATGCCTGTGGAGAGTATCCAATCAACTGA